Proteins from one Salinispora arenicola genomic window:
- a CDS encoding DedA family protein, with the protein MPHTARAVLVAGTTTHQAEPSQDGLVGHVVGLVERLGGPGAGLAVALENLFPPIPSEVILPLAGFVAGQGRMSVVGAIFWTTLGSLLGALSLYYIGAALGRERMRAIAARLPLVKLSDVDKTEEWFLRHGVKAVFFGRMIPIFRSMISIPAGVERMPVWTFVVYTTLGSLIWNTTFVMAGYLLGDNWHLVERYAGILQNVVILACVAGLVWFVVTRLRRSRTTGGVLPNGPEDEFPPPVPPLDGVPDPHGRGTVYRSSWSRDTTVG; encoded by the coding sequence ATGCCTCACACCGCGCGCGCCGTGCTTGTCGCCGGCACCACCACCCACCAGGCTGAACCCTCTCAGGACGGGTTGGTCGGGCACGTCGTCGGATTGGTGGAGCGGCTGGGCGGACCCGGCGCCGGCCTAGCCGTGGCCTTGGAGAACCTGTTCCCGCCCATTCCCAGCGAAGTGATCCTGCCCCTGGCCGGGTTCGTCGCCGGCCAGGGGCGGATGAGCGTCGTCGGCGCGATCTTCTGGACCACGCTCGGCTCGCTGTTGGGTGCCCTTTCGCTGTACTACATCGGTGCGGCACTGGGCCGGGAACGGATGCGCGCCATCGCCGCCCGGCTTCCGCTGGTGAAGCTGAGCGACGTCGACAAGACCGAGGAGTGGTTTCTCCGGCACGGCGTCAAGGCAGTGTTCTTTGGTCGGATGATCCCGATCTTCCGCAGCATGATCTCGATCCCGGCCGGGGTGGAGCGGATGCCGGTGTGGACCTTCGTCGTCTACACCACACTGGGCAGTCTGATCTGGAACACCACCTTCGTCATGGCCGGCTATTTGCTCGGGGACAACTGGCACCTGGTCGAGCGGTACGCCGGCATCCTCCAGAACGTCGTCATCCTCGCCTGCGTGGCCGGCCTCGTCTGGTTCGTCGTCACCCGGCTGCGCCGGTCCCGGACGACCGGGGGAGTGCTGCCCAACGGGCCTGAGGACGAGTTCCCGCCACCGGTGCCGCCCCTCGACGGTGTGCCCGACCCGCACGGCCGTGGCACCGTCTACCGGAGTAGCTGGTCCCGGGACACCACTGTGGGTTGA
- a CDS encoding helix-turn-helix domain-containing protein yields the protein MATIPAEGGSAAGPTVLRMMLGAQLRRLRESRGVTREGAGWEIRASESKISRMELGRVGFKERDIADLLTLYGITDPQEREALLRLARDANSPGWWHQYGDVLPSWFQAYLGLEAAAALIRTYELQFVPGLLQTQEYARAVVLLGHSRALPAEIDRRVALRMRRQQVLHRKDPPQLWAVVDEAALRRPIGGPAVMRQQVTALIDATRLPNVRLQVVPFAAGGHAAAGGAFSILRFGDAELPDVVYIEQLTSALYLDKREDLEFYAVAMERLCVEAEPPERTPELLGRILADLPAG from the coding sequence GTGGCGACGATACCCGCCGAGGGGGGTTCAGCGGCCGGCCCAACCGTTCTGCGGATGATGCTCGGCGCGCAACTGCGCCGGCTGCGGGAGTCCCGCGGGGTGACCCGCGAGGGCGCCGGCTGGGAGATTCGCGCCTCCGAGTCCAAGATCAGCCGAATGGAGCTGGGGCGCGTCGGTTTCAAGGAACGCGACATCGCCGATCTGCTGACCCTCTACGGCATCACCGACCCACAGGAGCGGGAAGCGTTGCTCCGCCTCGCTCGGGACGCGAACAGTCCTGGCTGGTGGCACCAGTACGGTGACGTGCTGCCGTCCTGGTTCCAGGCGTATCTCGGGTTGGAGGCGGCAGCTGCACTGATTCGCACATACGAACTCCAGTTCGTGCCCGGCCTGCTGCAGACCCAGGAGTACGCTCGGGCGGTTGTGCTGTTGGGTCACAGCCGGGCCCTGCCGGCGGAGATCGACCGTCGCGTCGCCCTGCGGATGCGCCGGCAGCAGGTCCTGCACCGGAAGGATCCGCCGCAACTGTGGGCCGTGGTGGACGAGGCGGCCCTGCGCCGGCCGATCGGCGGTCCAGCGGTCATGCGACAACAGGTGACGGCGCTGATCGACGCGACGAGACTACCGAACGTGCGGCTCCAGGTCGTGCCGTTTGCCGCGGGCGGGCACGCCGCCGCCGGCGGCGCCTTCTCGATCCTGCGTTTCGGTGACGCGGAACTGCCCGACGTGGTCTACATCGAACAGCTCACCAGCGCGCTCTACCTTGACAAACGGGAGGATCTGGAGTTCTACGCGGTAGCGATGGAGCGGCTCTGCGTGGAAGCGGAGCCACCGGAGCGTACCCCGGAACTCCTCGGCCGCATCCTGGCCGACCTGCCCGCGGGCTGA
- a CDS encoding DUF397 domain-containing protein: protein MQPLPNGVPGPELPPLRWQKSRRSNPSGNCVELAELPDGAGVAVRNSRHPDGPALIYTVDEIAAFLLGAQDGDFDHLIR from the coding sequence ATGCAGCCGCTACCCAACGGGGTTCCCGGCCCCGAGCTGCCACCGCTGCGATGGCAGAAGAGTCGCCGTAGCAACCCCAGCGGTAACTGCGTCGAGCTGGCCGAACTCCCCGATGGCGCGGGTGTCGCAGTCCGCAACTCTCGACACCCTGACGGTCCCGCGCTGATTTACACAGTGGACGAGATCGCGGCCTTCCTGCTCGGTGCCCAGGACGGTGACTTCGATCACCTGATCCGTTGA
- a CDS encoding GGDEF domain-containing protein codes for MPDPLTIASGVCAAGALVSSWQLHRRAVRAETEIAVLQAELAAERHAASHDPLTGLPNRRAFHRLAAALLTRADSRPLIAVVLDLDDFKQINDRYGHAAGDQVLINVAQRLSAFAGDDPVARLGGDEFAGLLTAPDIERRWLEHATRRLQNLLAAPIPLHRANVRVTASVGLAPVSCPTQLSEALDRADAAMYRAKSIDSSHPRRLLDSAGTGER; via the coding sequence ATGCCGGATCCGCTGACGATCGCATCCGGGGTCTGCGCCGCGGGTGCCCTCGTCTCCTCCTGGCAGCTACACCGCCGGGCGGTGCGCGCCGAGACAGAGATCGCCGTTCTCCAAGCCGAACTCGCCGCCGAACGCCACGCGGCCAGCCATGACCCACTCACCGGCCTACCCAACCGGCGCGCCTTCCACCGACTGGCCGCCGCCCTGCTGACCCGGGCCGACAGTCGGCCACTCATCGCCGTCGTCCTCGATCTCGACGACTTCAAGCAGATCAACGACCGCTACGGGCACGCCGCCGGCGACCAGGTGCTGATCAACGTTGCCCAGCGGCTCTCCGCCTTCGCCGGCGACGACCCGGTGGCCCGGCTCGGCGGTGACGAGTTCGCCGGGCTGCTCACCGCTCCCGACATCGAACGAAGGTGGCTCGAGCACGCCACCCGTCGGCTACAGAACCTCCTGGCCGCGCCGATCCCGCTACACCGTGCCAACGTGCGGGTGACGGCCTCGGTCGGGTTGGCTCCGGTGTCCTGCCCTACCCAACTCTCCGAAGCACTGGACCGGGCCGACGCAGCGATGTACCGGGCGAAGAGCATCGACTCGTCCCACCCACGCCGACTCCTCGACAGCGCGGGCACCGGCGAACGATGA
- a CDS encoding polysaccharide deacetylase family protein, whose protein sequence is MSKETLCAFGVDVDAVAGWLGSYGGGNSPGDISRGMFAGEVGVPRLLRLFRRYDLPSTWFIPGHSIETFPDQVQQIVDAGHEVALHGYSHENPLAMSPTQEAEVLDRCIELIEAAARRRPTGYAAPWWEFSPATHELLLERGIRYDHSLMHDDFTVYRVRAGDTWTKVDYAGSARDWMKPLVRGEETDLIEIPANWYLDDLPPMMFIKSNPNSHGWVSPRHLEELWRDQFDWVHRELDHGVVTFTIHPDVSGRPQVLLMLERLIEHINQQEGARWATFDEIATDYAARNPRPGARN, encoded by the coding sequence ATGTCGAAGGAAACTCTGTGCGCGTTCGGCGTGGACGTGGACGCGGTTGCAGGCTGGTTGGGGTCGTACGGTGGTGGGAATTCGCCCGGTGACATTTCCCGAGGCATGTTTGCCGGTGAGGTCGGCGTGCCGCGTCTGCTCAGACTGTTCCGGAGGTACGACCTTCCGAGCACCTGGTTCATACCTGGACACTCCATCGAGACGTTCCCCGACCAGGTTCAGCAGATCGTGGACGCCGGCCATGAGGTGGCTCTCCACGGCTACAGCCACGAGAACCCGCTCGCCATGAGTCCGACCCAGGAGGCTGAGGTCCTGGACCGGTGTATCGAGTTGATCGAGGCGGCAGCCCGGCGACGCCCTACCGGGTACGCCGCTCCTTGGTGGGAGTTCTCGCCCGCCACGCACGAGCTGCTGCTCGAGCGGGGGATTCGGTACGACCACTCGTTGATGCACGACGACTTCACCGTCTACCGGGTCCGGGCGGGAGACACCTGGACCAAGGTCGACTACGCCGGGAGTGCGCGCGACTGGATGAAGCCGTTGGTCCGTGGCGAGGAGACCGACCTGATCGAGATTCCGGCGAACTGGTACCTCGATGACCTGCCACCGATGATGTTCATCAAATCCAACCCCAACAGTCATGGCTGGGTCAGCCCACGACACCTGGAGGAGTTGTGGCGTGACCAGTTCGACTGGGTCCACCGGGAGCTGGACCACGGCGTCGTCACCTTCACCATCCACCCCGACGTGTCGGGGCGTCCGCAGGTACTGCTGATGCTCGAGCGGTTGATCGAACACATCAACCAGCAGGAGGGTGCGCGGTGGGCCACCTTCGACGAGATCGCCACCGACTACGCGGCCCGTAACCCACGCCCCGGTGCTCGGAACTGA
- the eccB gene encoding type VII secretion protein EccB, protein MPSRQDQLHSHQFTVQRAVAALVMRETDPTQSPFRRLAGAGLASFLVAAILLGGFALYGLFAGGGDRWRDETVVIVEKESGARYVYRDEKLHPVLNYASALLVIAAERPRTVLVSRRSITDVPRGRPLGIADAPDSLPGPQGLSTAPWTVCSLPAADGARTEPRSALLIGVPATGAGRVVDEGLLLRHPDGGLHLLWQQRRHEIRDPDLVLAALATTRARAVPVAPALLHALPAGADLAPPVLPGVGEPAAWLPAARIGDVYLVRNTGGGRQYAVVLGDGLAGITELQASLVLAGTGQREPAPITLGQFAALPKAPDLIPAGSSAPPAASPRLAVAAGGLCVEIGADGVVADVRHGVRLPDLAVTPRSGTDAVFVDHVLVKPGGGAVVEAVATPGATGGALCIVTDLGRRYVLAGTEVLGMLGYGDVRPLRLPAGLVSLVPAGSALDPTTAREVAVPG, encoded by the coding sequence ATGCCGTCGCGGCAGGACCAGTTACATTCGCACCAGTTCACCGTCCAGCGAGCGGTCGCCGCGCTGGTGATGCGCGAGACCGATCCCACGCAGTCGCCGTTTCGCCGGCTGGCCGGCGCAGGCCTGGCCAGCTTCCTCGTGGCCGCGATCCTGCTCGGCGGGTTCGCCCTGTACGGGCTCTTCGCCGGCGGGGGCGACCGCTGGCGCGACGAGACCGTGGTGATCGTGGAGAAGGAGTCGGGCGCCCGGTACGTCTACCGGGACGAGAAGCTGCACCCGGTGCTCAACTACGCCTCGGCGTTGCTCGTCATCGCCGCCGAGCGACCGCGCACGGTGTTGGTGTCCCGTCGCTCCATCACCGACGTACCGCGGGGGCGGCCGTTGGGTATCGCTGACGCACCCGACTCGTTGCCCGGGCCGCAGGGCCTGTCCACCGCTCCGTGGACCGTCTGCTCATTGCCCGCTGCCGACGGCGCGCGGACCGAACCGCGGTCGGCCCTCCTGATCGGGGTGCCCGCGACCGGGGCCGGCCGGGTGGTTGACGAGGGACTGCTGCTGCGCCACCCCGACGGCGGGCTGCACCTGCTCTGGCAGCAGCGCCGACACGAGATCCGTGACCCGGACCTGGTGCTCGCCGCGCTGGCCACGACCCGCGCCCGCGCTGTTCCGGTGGCACCTGCCCTGTTGCACGCGTTGCCGGCTGGAGCGGACCTGGCCCCGCCGGTGTTGCCGGGGGTGGGGGAGCCGGCGGCATGGCTGCCGGCCGCCCGAATCGGCGACGTCTATCTGGTCCGGAACACCGGCGGCGGCCGACAGTACGCGGTCGTGCTCGGTGACGGCCTGGCCGGAATCACCGAACTCCAGGCCAGCCTGGTGCTGGCCGGCACGGGTCAGCGGGAGCCGGCGCCGATCACGCTGGGCCAGTTCGCGGCCCTGCCCAAAGCGCCCGACCTGATCCCGGCCGGTTCGTCGGCCCCGCCGGCCGCGTCGCCCCGGCTCGCCGTTGCGGCCGGCGGGCTCTGCGTCGAGATCGGCGCGGACGGGGTGGTGGCCGATGTCCGGCATGGCGTACGGCTGCCCGATCTCGCCGTCACCCCCCGGTCCGGAACGGACGCGGTGTTCGTCGACCACGTCCTGGTCAAGCCGGGGGGTGGGGCGGTGGTCGAGGCGGTTGCCACGCCGGGTGCGACCGGCGGCGCACTGTGCATCGTCACCGACCTCGGGCGGCGGTACGTGCTGGCCGGCACCGAGGTGCTCGGCATGCTCGGGTACGGCGACGTGCGTCCGCTCCGGTTGCCGGCGGGCCTGGTGAGCCTGGTGCCTGCTGGTTCCGCCCTCGACCCGACCACCGCTCGGGAGGTCGCTGTCCCGGGCTGA
- a CDS encoding DUF998 domain-containing protein: MHTVPGWTVITALLAPLLLIGGGAFAATLQPFQFDQVGYSISQLAAYGATHRWVMTLFILGSGLCVVLSAIGLRTVRLAGRLMLGLSGVATIGVAAYPDQWVDGRPAPMDVVDVHTVSAWLVFLAAALWPTLAANRTGPLRLRWGLVLSAVQLAPAGWKIAQDISHGDFTHAAYLGLFQRVLVGFEGLILLAVVLLARRQDAR; encoded by the coding sequence ATGCACACCGTGCCCGGCTGGACCGTGATCACCGCCCTCCTGGCCCCACTACTGCTGATCGGCGGGGGAGCGTTCGCCGCCACCCTCCAGCCGTTCCAGTTCGATCAGGTCGGCTACTCGATAAGCCAACTAGCCGCGTACGGTGCCACCCACCGCTGGGTCATGACCCTGTTCATCCTCGGCTCCGGCCTCTGCGTCGTCCTGTCGGCCATCGGTCTGCGTACGGTGCGGCTGGCGGGACGGCTGATGCTCGGCCTCTCGGGCGTCGCCACGATCGGCGTGGCCGCCTATCCAGACCAGTGGGTGGACGGGCGTCCGGCTCCCATGGACGTGGTCGACGTCCATACGGTCTCCGCATGGCTGGTGTTTCTCGCGGCGGCGCTCTGGCCGACCCTCGCGGCCAACCGCACGGGGCCGCTGCGCCTTCGGTGGGGACTTGTGCTCAGCGCGGTTCAGCTGGCTCCCGCCGGGTGGAAGATCGCGCAGGACATCTCTCACGGCGACTTCACCCACGCTGCCTATCTGGGGCTGTTCCAGCGGGTGCTGGTCGGGTTCGAGGGGCTCATCCTGCTGGCTGTCGTGTTGCTGGCCCGGCGACAGGACGCCCGATGA
- a CDS encoding metal-sensitive transcriptional regulator has protein sequence MKLRPEMTGDALTRLKRARGQLNAVISMMEDGQDCREVLTQLAAVSKAIDRAGYKIIASGMRHCNAARERGEAPEMTEEELEKLFLTLA, from the coding sequence GTGAAGCTTCGACCCGAGATGACCGGCGACGCGCTGACCCGGCTCAAACGAGCCCGGGGCCAACTCAACGCCGTGATCAGCATGATGGAAGACGGCCAGGATTGCCGGGAGGTGCTGACCCAACTGGCCGCGGTCTCGAAGGCCATCGACCGGGCTGGATACAAAATCATCGCTTCGGGCATGCGGCACTGCAACGCCGCCCGGGAACGCGGTGAGGCGCCCGAGATGACCGAGGAGGAGCTGGAGAAGCTCTTCCTGACCCTGGCCTGA
- a CDS encoding MBL fold metallo-hydrolase — MEFDVSVIATTSLGDRSYLASDGQSAVVVDPQRDIDRILYLAGEKGVRISHVVETHIHNDYVSGGLELARITGAHYLVAAADKVEFGRLPVADGDTVTVSEAMRLRVIATPGHTFHHLSYVLDRATAGGWQAAGVFTGGSLLFGTTGRTDLLGQQHAHELAHHQHASARRLADLLPDGAEIWPTHGFGSFCSASQTDAPESTIAREKVTNPVLRLAADDFVTETLRGLDAYPAYYAHMGVTNLGGPAPVDLTPVARADAADLRQRISAGQWVVDLRHRRAYAASHLAGTVSLGLDGPMSTWLGWLITWGTPITLLAETPEQIADAQRELVRIGIDRPAAQATGRTERWAAGQGQLRGLGMADFAALAAARAGRPAAGLPAPDVVLDVRMTNEWTAGHIDGAVHIPLPDLARRLADVPAGAVWVHCGSGYRATAAGSLLANADRDVVVIDDQFSEAGAAGVALVEPDSTRS, encoded by the coding sequence ATGGAGTTCGACGTTTCGGTCATCGCGACAACGTCACTCGGCGACCGCAGCTACCTGGCCTCCGACGGTCAGAGCGCGGTCGTCGTCGACCCACAGCGCGACATCGACCGAATCCTGTACCTCGCGGGTGAGAAGGGCGTGCGGATCAGCCACGTGGTCGAGACGCACATTCACAACGACTACGTCTCCGGAGGGCTCGAACTGGCCCGGATCACCGGCGCCCACTACCTGGTCGCCGCGGCCGACAAGGTGGAGTTCGGCCGGCTACCCGTCGCCGACGGCGACACCGTGACGGTTTCCGAGGCGATGCGCCTGCGGGTGATCGCCACCCCCGGTCACACCTTCCACCACCTGTCGTACGTCCTGGACCGCGCCACCGCCGGTGGCTGGCAGGCGGCGGGGGTCTTCACCGGCGGCTCACTGCTCTTCGGCACCACCGGCCGCACCGACCTGCTCGGCCAACAACACGCGCACGAGCTGGCCCACCACCAGCACGCCTCGGCCCGACGGCTGGCGGACCTACTGCCCGACGGTGCCGAGATCTGGCCGACCCACGGGTTCGGCAGCTTCTGCTCCGCCAGCCAGACCGATGCCCCGGAGTCGACCATCGCCCGGGAGAAGGTGACCAACCCGGTGCTCCGGCTCGCCGCCGACGACTTCGTCACCGAGACTCTCCGCGGGCTGGACGCCTACCCGGCCTACTACGCCCACATGGGAGTCACCAACCTCGGCGGTCCGGCACCGGTGGACCTCACCCCGGTCGCCCGCGCCGACGCGGCTGACCTTCGGCAGCGAATCAGTGCCGGGCAGTGGGTGGTCGACCTACGACACCGCAGGGCGTACGCCGCCTCCCACCTGGCCGGTACGGTCAGCCTCGGGCTGGACGGGCCGATGTCCACCTGGCTCGGCTGGCTCATCACCTGGGGAACGCCGATCACCCTGCTCGCCGAGACCCCGGAACAGATTGCCGACGCGCAACGCGAGCTGGTGCGCATCGGCATCGACCGGCCAGCCGCCCAGGCGACCGGCAGGACCGAGCGGTGGGCTGCCGGCCAGGGGCAGCTGCGCGGGCTGGGGATGGCCGACTTCGCCGCACTGGCTGCTGCCCGCGCCGGACGGCCCGCTGCCGGGCTCCCCGCCCCCGACGTGGTCCTCGACGTGCGGATGACCAACGAGTGGACCGCTGGCCACATCGACGGAGCCGTGCACATTCCCCTACCCGACCTGGCCCGGCGTCTCGCCGACGTGCCCGCCGGCGCCGTCTGGGTGCACTGCGGATCCGGCTACCGGGCTACCGCCGCCGGGTCGCTGTTGGCGAACGCAGACCGCGATGTGGTCGTCATCGACGACCAGTTCAGCGAGGCGGGTGCGGCTGGGGTCGCCCTGGTCGAGCCGGACTCCACCCGCTCCTGA
- a CDS encoding rhodanese-like domain-containing protein produces the protein MTIPGNACPATLDTAQLRELIDSGRAPRLLDVRTPAEFESAHIPGAYNVPLDLLKEHREELRGHLDDDVVLICRSGARAAQAERTLAGVGLPNVKVLTGGMLAWQAAAGPATRGTPRWDLERQVRLAAGTVVLASVVASVFVPGAEWVAGVIGAGLTFAALSNTCALGMLLSKLPYNRNASCDLDTVIDQLGAPTGGRS, from the coding sequence ATGACCATCCCCGGGAACGCCTGCCCCGCCACCCTCGACACCGCCCAGCTACGGGAACTCATCGACTCGGGCCGCGCCCCGCGCCTGCTCGACGTGCGCACCCCGGCCGAATTCGAGAGCGCACACATCCCCGGCGCCTACAACGTGCCCCTCGACCTGCTGAAGGAGCATCGCGAGGAGCTGCGCGGCCACCTCGACGACGACGTGGTGCTGATCTGCCGCTCGGGGGCCCGGGCCGCCCAGGCCGAGCGGACACTCGCCGGGGTGGGTCTACCGAACGTGAAGGTCCTGACCGGCGGCATGCTGGCCTGGCAGGCCGCTGCCGGTCCCGCCACGCGGGGCACCCCCCGGTGGGACCTGGAACGGCAGGTCCGGCTGGCCGCCGGCACTGTCGTGTTGGCCAGTGTCGTGGCCTCGGTGTTCGTACCCGGCGCCGAGTGGGTGGCCGGCGTCATCGGCGCGGGCCTCACCTTCGCCGCACTCAGCAACACCTGTGCGCTGGGCATGCTGCTGAGCAAGCTGCCGTACAACCGCAACGCAAGCTGTGACCTGGACACTGTCATCGATCAACTAGGCGCACCCACCGGAGGGCGATCGTGA
- a CDS encoding sulfite exporter TauE/SafE family protein — MTVGLALTVGLAVLIGLSLGLLGGGGSILAVPLLVYVADLPAKEAIATSLLVVGVTSAVGVLPHARAGRIRWRTGLLFGVAGMVGAYAGGRLAVFVPAAVLLTGFAVMMLATAAAMIRGRRANGGGPAPPELPVLRVLVDGVVVGLVTGLVGAGGGFLVVPVLALLGGLPMPVAVGTSLVVIAMKSFAGLAGYLSNTSIDWSLAAMVTAAAVAGSLAGARLAGRVPEVVLRRTFGWFVVVVGVFMVVQQVPGGSALRIAALAGALGAVALLLVGRRGGRAWIPGPVRRALGRAPRADG; from the coding sequence GTGACCGTTGGCCTCGCGCTGACCGTCGGACTGGCCGTCCTGATCGGGCTCAGCCTCGGCCTCCTCGGCGGGGGCGGCTCGATCCTCGCCGTACCGCTGTTGGTCTACGTCGCCGACCTGCCGGCGAAGGAGGCCATCGCCACCTCGCTGCTGGTGGTTGGCGTGACCAGCGCGGTCGGCGTGCTGCCACACGCCCGCGCCGGGCGGATCCGCTGGCGTACCGGCCTGCTCTTCGGAGTCGCCGGCATGGTCGGGGCGTACGCCGGCGGCCGGCTCGCCGTGTTCGTGCCGGCGGCGGTCCTTCTCACCGGCTTCGCGGTGATGATGCTCGCCACGGCGGCCGCGATGATCCGCGGTCGCCGCGCCAACGGCGGCGGGCCGGCGCCACCCGAACTCCCGGTGCTGCGGGTCCTGGTGGACGGCGTCGTGGTCGGCCTGGTCACCGGCCTGGTCGGCGCGGGTGGCGGGTTCCTGGTGGTACCCGTACTCGCGCTGCTCGGTGGCCTACCGATGCCGGTCGCAGTCGGTACGTCGCTCGTGGTCATAGCGATGAAGTCGTTCGCCGGCCTGGCCGGCTACCTGTCCAACACCAGCATCGACTGGAGCCTGGCAGCCATGGTCACCGCCGCCGCGGTAGCCGGCAGTCTCGCCGGTGCCCGGCTAGCCGGACGTGTGCCCGAGGTCGTGCTCCGCCGGACGTTCGGCTGGTTCGTGGTGGTCGTGGGCGTGTTCATGGTGGTCCAACAGGTACCTGGGGGCAGCGCGCTCAGGATCGCCGCCCTCGCCGGCGCGCTCGGGGCAGTGGCGCTGCTGCTGGTCGGCCGCCGCGGCGGGCGCGCCTGGATTCCCGGGCCGGTCCGTCGCGCGCTGGGCAGGGCCCCCAGGGCGGATGGCTGA